In Aethina tumida isolate Nest 87 chromosome 2, icAetTumi1.1, whole genome shotgun sequence, the DNA window attgtaagaatttatttaaaatttttgaaatggaaaaataataaaagctcACATCTTCCTTTTCCTCACAATATAACTAGAGTGATgatgaaaatataacatataatgaatatatacACATTTGTCACAAAATTGGTTAATGAGTTATTACACAACTATCTGTACCGTTAGATTATACTGGAAGCAGTTAAGCCAGAAATGCGCACCGTTTCTTGTTTCTACACAACATCAactgattaatattattaaatattataacatctACAGTGagcaattaattgtttaactttCACATTAATCATAAGCCGCAGCATTGTAATTTGATGGATcgatattttaactaaaaattcacaaaataacCAACCTAGCAACTTAACGTGTATTGGAATTTATAAAGCATCTAATTTTAGTAACAGTGCATCaaggtaattaaaacaaacatagATCAAGCACAAACTTACCAAAACAAAACTAAGCTTCATAGCGTGGTCCAAAGTGCCCGCTGGTTTAATTCTCACTgagttattttacattttcttcGTGGAAGGTGGGGACCCGCAGTGGACAGGTAGAGGAATGAGAAGCGAACAAGAATCTCGCTGTTAAGGTTAACGATACCGACGGTATATCGCGTTCAAGAAGCccgatgaaaaaaaaaaaggttCGTCTTACACGCCACTCTGTTTATTAGCCCATAATGGTCGAGGATTTCATTCAGACGCAAGGGGCAAACTGTGGCCTGAAAACCAGTAAATACTACGAATGTCTGAGGTACCAAGAAATGAACTATTGTTGGAATGTTAAGAgatgacaatttattttaacaataatatcgaattttatagattattaacatttacataaaaaatagatattgcGTGTATTATGTTTACATATATGGTATTTTCAGTTacgtaataattatgaaatgtgaattaattaattagcaaaaaatagaatttagaGCATCGACTCTAATTAACCATAAATTGGTTGTAGATAAAGGCATAATACGCCatgtaaattgttttcttCTAACCACTAAGCTTTCACCTTGTTTAAacgattaattttgtttttattgatagGAATTAAGTAACAAGGTAAATTGTcagaaattaacaaatttaaaatgttttattgagataaatttatatattttaatctagtcgttttttttttttcaaaaaactatatttactgTGTTTATAAGTACTGCACTATTTTTAACAGGAATACACATCTGGCTTTAATCATACAGTTATtaagctaaaaatattttcactacATACACTGTTGTTTACATACATTGTTGTTTATCAAATAGTAACTGCACCCACTGAtacttcatattaattaatgagatAATTCTGCATTTGAAACagttttgctaattttattataatcaatttatttcttatttattgtttattgttatttattattatattactaagAATACTAATAAGGGCTTGGTACTAAGCTAGAGCCTTAAGAAAAgtgtaaaacttttaaaattctaactaTCTTTTAtacttaacatttataaacaaaaactgaaataccataaataaaacgttaaataatgaCATTCTCCAAGTTTATCTAATTCTTAGATAACCTTTTTTCTTCACTGATGTAATTGCTAGACAATATTGCAGACTGTTACCTAAAAGTTGCACATTATTGATGCATTCACATTTTTTCCCCCCCCCGTAAAAATCGCCTTTACAGTTGATACATTCGGAACCATATTGAAAAACCGCATCTTAACGGTTGGATTCCAATCATTTCTCGCTTGATCgctgttttgtttttaagaaatatccgACAATGCTGCTTTCAATTACAGAATCTTTTTGTTGGGTGGGAATCGCCGATATATATACCattgttgtaaaatttgttataatttcgTTGTGATTTTTGTGCTTAAGTGAACATCAGAATGCTTCTACACAGAAGCATCTTATTAACGGTTCGTGAAATAACTGTCAGTGCTGTGAAATCTAAACTGATTAAAATCTTTCTAGATATGTTTCTTTATTTCCTTATCTCATGTAAGATGTCAAAATTACGAGTATGATGGGGCGGAAGAAGATCATGAGGATTTTACTGATGATACCGGTGAAAGTCATGATCATCCAGATTACTCCAAATATTATGCAGTCGACAATTCTGCTCCTTTAACAGCACAGGGCAAAAGTAATCCCAGAATCGAAAGTTTCGTGTCCCAGAGCGAATTCGATAGTTTTTTTAGCCCGTCACCAATTGGTAACTTCAGTTTTATTTCCTAATATCATcgtatttatagatttatttcagCTTTTGGTGCTTCTGTTAATCAGCCCACAAAATCCAATGTTGTCTCGAATGTTCCACAAAACGCTCCAGTAAACCCTTTCGACAATCAGCAACAACCAAAACAAACATCTAACTTCCAAAAAGATTATTTTGAGGATTCGCAACGGCAGCAAGCTGCTGATGAAAAAGTCGAACGTGATGAGGATTCCCCAAAATACATCTCTCACAACTTGCCCCCAAAACTAGTATTCGAAGATGAAGCTGAAAAGTCTGACGATGAAGTGGAAGAAATAGAGCCAAGAAATAACCAAAAGAAAAACTATGAATCCGAGGAAGAACAATCCGAAGACGTAGAATCCAAATACGAGGAACCCGTTGTCCATGGAAAACAAGTAAATTACAACACAGGAAAATCCAGCTCTTCAGTGTCCCAGTATCCATCAGCTAgaggattttatgaaaatgttgaATCTCCGACCACATTGTCaccttatcaaaaatatagtttCCAAGGCACGACCAAGAAGCCTAAATATTTAGGATCTTTAATCAGCACTGCAGCTCCGTTCAATCCTGCCTACAACAAGTATGCATCAGGAACCAGCGCTGTACCCCTATACGAAGCACAATCTACAGAACATGCCGAAAAGATCAATGGATGTAAGAAACTCAAGAAACACGTCTCCCATGATGATGCGATGAACTGTTATGTCTGTGAAGATCCtagtaataaatctaaatacaCACAGTGCTCATATTCTTCAGAACCCAAACCATTGAATTACTACCAAGGAAAATCAGAAAGATATTCTACACCTGCAGTTGAAGGAGATGGATTTAGATACAAAAGATACTCAGATGATAAAGACGATTCTGACCCCTATGAGTATGTAAAACGTCGATCTCAACAACTGAACAACAAGAAGTCGAACGACGAAGATGATTTCAGCCATTTGTTTCAGTACGATCCAAGTTTCGACACCGAATCAAAAAGTTACTCTGAGCAACAATCCGAAGAAGTCAAAAAAAATCCTGAGAATTGTAAAAAGGTTGATAAGGATGGTATGACGTGCACTATCTgcaaaaattctaaaactgGTGGTAACTTTGAACAATGTTCCTACACATCCGAACCAAAAGATCAAAAATATGCgtatgtaacaaataaaaaatataatagtaatgaCGAACAACCAGAAGAAGAAGAGACGAAAACTGTCGaattgaaatcaaaaaaatcatctgacaaaaatattaaacctgCATCTGAATTTGGTAAGAAATTAGACAGAAAAGTTGAGCCAGTCGAACATTATGAAGGTCGCATTAAGAGTAATACGAGGCCTGAAAGGAACGACCGTTTCTCTAAAAGAAGAGGAGAAGAGACAAAAGACAATTTGAAAGATAAAAACTATCGCGTATCTGAGACTAAACAAGTTCCTAACAGGAGAGTTTCATCAGACAACTCAAAGGAAAGTACCTCCGATGATTACAGTATACCTCAACACTTTATAGATAATTCTAGAGGCCAAGAAGCACCTGAGAATGATGATGGTTACTACACCGAAGATGAGAAAGCTGAAACTAAGGAAAAACAAGACGATTTTATTGCATTTGATGACTTTCACCATAAACTGTTCCCCGAAAGTGAAGAATCGAAAAAACAAGAGCAACAAGCCGAATACACCTCAGCTAACTCCAAACATGATGTAGAGGAGGTTTTGGctgaattttctaaaaaagataGATCTAACTGCAAAAAGGCGGAGAAAAAAGGCATGACCTGCTATTTGTGTGTGGATAAACATAATATTCAACACGAGGAATGCATGTACGTGTCTGAGCCACAAAAATCTCATAAAGCTTATCATGAGGTTCAAAAACTGAACAAACCTAATCAAGCTGATGAAGAAGAGTCCGAGTCAAAGCAAACCATAACTGCTACTCAGGCTCcagtaattaaaaagaagaagGTTTTTAAGAAAGTGACAAAACAAATTCCAAAACTGGACGAAGCAGCTTCTCAAATTCATGGATCTTATGTAAAGTACAATCCTAAATCTCAAAAAAGTGCCGAAAGTAGAGATGAGCAAGTAGGAGTTGAGACTCAAAGGGTATACAGCAAAACTTTGGGCTTGACTTTGCCTAAATATATGGTTGAGAAGTCTGAGTACGAAAGAGAATTTGATGCAGCTTCGAGTTTCCACTGATCAATTCGTTGTTTGAACAAAATGTGATAGTACTAGAATAGAAATATATGTTgacataaattatgttatcgtttttgttaaatatgttgttatgttatattaataaaaatatgttattgtttatattttgttgtttcaagAGTTGAATGACATGGTGTTATGAaagtatcaaataaataatcttacaaaaatttgttgtggttatttagaaattggaaagcttaattttatggttgaataagtcaataaaaaataatataagtcgTCAGAAGTTGATTAGGTAAAAGTTAAGTATGCCCTGATAAACATTACTTTTGTAATTAGCAACGAAATTTTTAgtacaaacattaaaacaattatagatTCAACCTTTAatcactatttttattaaacaataatttttagataattaacctttttaaaattaaaaatgtattaaataaaaatcaaatatatttttaaattaatttatttttctaaatataaactgCCTACAACTATGAGTGAATGTGACAGGATTGGTTTAGGGCAAGACGGGGCCTGAAATTAGTGGGCCTATCacattttacaatacaatactTACAATACCTTGACAGCTTGATAAGTGTGCCGTCTCTTTGGTatattattacacattttgaaaaataaaataaatttaatctgataaataatactttgtcTGTCGCCCAATCACTAAGTGTTGGgggactaataaaaaattctacacATATTTACGAAAAACATACGGATTTATTCACAAGTGTTCTAAATAACTATTggacaaataatttttcataaatatgaataGAATTGACTTTTTTCAGAGAACACAAATATTGAATGTAGGTAAGTACGTTTTTCTCTGACTAGTTGacagataaataaaactttgaaaattttgattctGTCAGGTAATTATAGATTTGGTGCAAATTAATGATgtgtttaacaaaataactaTACACAGCGCAACTTGTAACAAATCCAGCCATTTGATGGGTGAATCTGTCACAAGTTGGAACATGATATGATAAAAGTGCAatggacataaaaataaatcttaaaaaaaactttctttGGTGTGACTTACgttactaaataatataaaatataataaattgttatcatataaaacacatttgaaatgattaatttaataaataacatatctTCGTAGTATTCTGAgaccaatttaaatatcttacagGACTGTTTTGTATTTTCAGGTTACAATCCGGGGCCCAACGATACAAAAACAATCTtacaaaaaaaacacaaacttAAATCTACATATCTACACActtattcacaattttttgttgacAATTCACTGGTATAACGAACGGATCGCAGTCCGcgtgaaaaatacaaaatgtacaCGGGGGAGGTGGCGCCATCCGTGATCCGTTTCCTTTAACCCAAGTTCAGGTCGTGGGTGTAGATGTTTTCTGTCTTCAGGCAGGCGCTGCCGCTCTCTGTCGGCGAGTTTGCGGACGCCAAGGAGTTCGCTCTAGTGGCGGCCAGGGGGCTCCGGCTGCTTTGTTCGGAGTTTATGTTCGAATTCGAGGCGCTCGTGTGGCCCAAACCCCCGTTCAAGGGGATCTCGTTGTTCGAATAATAATACGGATTAtctgcaaataaattttttatttagaaaatagtcggttaaataaattttgtgcaGTTTAGCCAGgggatgaaaataaaatagttatctagaattttttaatatacacacattcaaaatattttctaattggaTATTTCattgagaataaaaataattttaattcagtaattggtaattaaataattagtccTTTAAATAACGAATCATAGTTAGGAATATTGTGTGTCCCACTCCCTTaagtattttacataattttacatatctcAGACTGATTGTTTTCGAGACATTtggatttaaaattcaatcgatttacttaaattatatcttaaacaaaattaatgccCAATGTCATAGAAATAGCATTGCATTCTGCCTGgagcaaatttaaaaaaattcttcttacaaaatatattaagtttaaattttgtgttatttcttTAGTAGTATAGTATAGTATTAGTATTGTAGTTAATAACTTACTATTTAAGTGAcgcttttcatatttttataaatggtgtttaacaaaaaatttaaataaaaacacttcggtttcaaaaaaaaaaataaataaataaaactatagtatataaaaaataaaaactttagtaTATAGTAACTATAATTCTAACGGGTGGGCCACGAAAAGTTTGccttttaaaattgcaaaCGGTAGATGGCCCATCCTTTATAAGcaagcaaattttaaattcattcattcaatttcaatttaattttataaatttaaatcacattcaatattgaatttttgaatttgattGTTTACATGAAATCGAATCGATTAAGGACTTCGAAATTCGGATTCGGAAGTTGTGAAATATTTGGAGacagtaattattataaatattttgcaaatctaaataataatgatttatatgTGTTTATAAACACATTAATTCGATTATATCACTATAACTTATTGgtgctattaaaattaaacattgccaaaaaatcacaaatataATCGTTCAACAGACTTCAAATttcatatgatatatttttgaatttttggcATGATAATGTTCAATGTGATCCTGCAATCACATTTACATTCGTTTTTCAACGTCTACAATACTCACTGTTTACTTACTGAGTAACCCGCTGGACGCCGCAGTACCATAACCATACGTGCCGTAAGCTGCTCCATATTGACTGTAGGCCGTACTGTACGCGTAATCAGTCCCTGGTACCACCGTGGTTCCAGCTGAAAAAGAACaccaaatcattttaaaactttacttACAGAAATTGCTTCaaattataagttaattaaacatttcggTGGTGTATTTACACTTCATTACAATTCTGCTGGGTACCAAACGGCGAGaatcataaatttcaaaaaattatgtagttTGTATACCTGTTGAATACCCGAAACTGGGCAACATAGTGGAGTAATGCTGGGAGGAGCCGTTAGAGGGCTGGAGCACCGTGAGCGCCGCAGGATCGGGGGATCCCGTGTGCGAGGCGGGTAGACTTCCGGGTTCGGCGGGCAGTGCAAGCGGCAGACCGGGCGACGCCCCGTCCACCGCCGCCCCCAAACCGACCACGCCACTGTACGGCGAACTAGTCTCAGCTACCATgcaataacaacaaaaattagcACAcacaaatcataaaaaaaaacacaaaaacaatattatattaagattAAAGCACAACTAAATTAATTGCCAAAATTGTAAGGTACAGTTGGCACATGCACACCATTCTTACTTAAACTGTCTGATCATGcaacaacaattttctttgtatttttagtatttaatgtgATTGatatactgaaaaatatttcaaatagaatgaaaattgtataatcaattaaatttataaatgataaattttatatacacaatTCCAAAAGtagataaattaatgattcacataaacaacattatttgaattcaTGCAGTTGCAACTATAACATgctaaaataagttaatacattcctgtaatacaaaatatgattagcaacaaaattaaataagtaaaattggaATATGGCCTTGCAAAGCTTCTAGAAATTCAAGTTAAAACATGTtgctaataataaacaatgttgTTTTTCTTCGAAGTCAGGAAACTTTAAACAAACGGGAATTGGCAAACAGAAAAAGaggtcatataaaattatacagcgCAGATGAGACCTACTACTGTTCTTTATCTAGATTTACACGATTATTGATGTTCTGTTTCAAACCGGTACTAATGCAAATGCATTAATTCAGCAATTAAAAAGCATCTTGTGACTCATTGAGAATTTCCActggcaaaaaaaaaaatatctcatATAACGGTGCCGTTAATCATAcacatttttcaattcaattttcttgataatttaaataataatgtgccATAAAAAGGTCATGACTAAACACATCGGGTACCATATACTTTGTGCGGAGACggtgttttagaaaataataaacagcGAAAAGAGAATAAAATAGCATGGGAACATGGGAAGGGCAGATCACAGATATCTAATGCGATAGTTTAATTAGAGGATTCAATGCCAAATGATGCAATGAGCGGAATACAATGcctacataaaaaatacatgcgAAAATAAGTTTAAGGACATGCAAAGTTAGTTAGTACAGTGGCGGGGTCgagaaatgtgaaaaatacgGGTACCACTTCCATGAATTAGTTGATTTTGTTGCGGGGATTACAAACAGGGTACTGAGTACTGCGTGATAGAGTGGGTGCGAGAGAATGGCCTTCCCCAATTTGGTGGTGGTTGCGTCTCACCTGAGTTGTAAGGCGACATTGCGGGTTCCATGATTCTCGAGTTCTCTAGTTTCATTTCGTGCATTGTTATAGGTGCTAACGGCGTTAATGAATTCGAACCTAAACGACATTTTTCGATTAAACCATGAACtgctttttcttatttttttaaccaccACCAACAATTATTGTACTTTAGTCACGTTTATTCttaatggtaataataaaaacaacgaTTTGTTTCAGTGCTTACCTAAGGATCCGGCTAATGGAGGTGTGTAGAGATTTTGGGAGGTGGTTTGGCTCATTGTGTTGATCGTGTCGTAGATATCAGCCGCTGAACTCACACCAGGAAAGCCGGCGTGAGTGTCATAATATCCCGTTTGTCCTGTTGTCGTACCGGACCCGCCCAGCTCTGACAGCAGTTTGTGTTCGTCCTTAATGCTCCATTTACTTGGCCACAGCTAGAAGAAATAGTTGTTTACTTTTGATtgtctgtataaaataatctattgACACAGATTGCAGAAGCGTTAAACCAATGTTGCAATTTGTTCAATAACGCTCGTATTTCACTGTTGAGAACGAGTTGTGAGCGTAAGAGGAAGCGACATTTATAAGAGAATAAAACGATAACCCATGCGACTGCTAACTGATTGTAGCGCTCGATCTTACCAGTTAGATATTCAAATGTGCGCTAGTTGATAACGTCTtggacttttaattattttgaactcGTGCAGAATATAAAATGCGTCTTCACCTGCTATATGTTGACAACAAACATACAGAGAGTTAGTTGTATCTGTGCATTTTAATCCATGCTAATTGAAAcgcattactttttttaacggTAAAGAACGATAACTTATTCAGTATTGCAAATTTCAAATGAAGGAAGGAATAAAACTGCACAGTGCATCCATTAACACAACATAAAGGGATGAATTTGCGACATTACGGTTCTGTCTAACGAACAGATAAAGTatgttataaacataaaatagttaaacatGGTCATATTGAAAGTTAATTGAGTTTTAATGAGTGCAATTTACTTACATTTGAATAGAGCTGGTCTCCATTATATTGTGATCTCTGCCGTTTTAGGTCATCCTCCGGATGCCCGTTTATATCTCTATTTTCATCTGAAACAAAACAACGAAAACgcgtatttaaataaagtagaaATGGAACAAGAGCAAAACTTTGTaaacattgaataattaatcaagCCATGTGCGTGCAATCTTATCGTCTGTAAAAGTATGGATAATAGAGAAATCGATTTCTCCACACAATCAATTAAGTTTGAGCTGAATTTTACGAGATGCCAGTTAATTGTCAAACTGTTCTTGATACTAATTGTAATGtaagtaaaaatcaattttaatttgtatcctGTTTAATGGTCATGTTTGTTGGTGCTGGAATTCCCGTCTCCGGGGACGAATTCCAATCTATTTTCGGTGTCAGTGGAAAACGATTTGCCCATCAAACGGACCAAAATCGAACGCAACGTGTACGAACGAAAAAATCAGATATTATGTTGTATTTGtcggttaattaaaaaaaaagtaccAGTTTGTGCATAAAATTTCGGACAAAAAAATGCCCATGTTCGTTATTTATGTTAAGGATGCGGTTTTTGCCGTGGAACTTCGGACGATTCAAGAATACCGGAAACTGGGTTCCGGTTTGGCAAAAACTGCCCGTTCCGGACGGCATTGTCAAGTAAATCGTAAACAGAACTGATTTAAATCCGTCTTTGTTAAGAATTATGTCAATGTATTCGAGGTGTACTGACTATCGTCAGTCGaaaatccaaaaattattatttaattgaatgaaattataaataaaattgtctaagTAGTGTAAATGATGTAATGacattgttaaatttacattacacAAAGACACCGAAACAGAACGTATGTAGATCCGTCGCCGTTTCCTTCCCAGATCGTCCACACAAGAAAACATCGCCCCCCGAAAACCGCCGGTCCATATGCCGTTTTTCGTTGAGGGGGCGAGTTGGTGGCGGTTTATTTGGGTGGCTGCGGGGATTTCGCGGTCGCGTAGCAACGCGTGTGATGTCTTCATAATCTGGCAGCGGCGCTGATTGGTCAGGAGGGCGCCGGAAGGCCGCACTCGTCTTGTTTCACGCTGATGCGATTTACGCTCGACGCAATCGAATCCTACTTGTAGATCCTC includes these proteins:
- the LOC126264506 gene encoding uncharacterized protein LOC126264506, coding for MVEDFIQTQGANCGLKTSKYYECLRCQNYEYDGAEEDHEDFTDDTGESHDHPDYSKYYAVDNSAPLTAQGKSNPRIESFVSQSEFDSFFSPSPIAFGASVNQPTKSNVVSNVPQNAPVNPFDNQQQPKQTSNFQKDYFEDSQRQQAADEKVERDEDSPKYISHNLPPKLVFEDEAEKSDDEVEEIEPRNNQKKNYESEEEQSEDVESKYEEPVVHGKQVNYNTGKSSSSVSQYPSARGFYENVESPTTLSPYQKYSFQGTTKKPKYLGSLISTAAPFNPAYNKYASGTSAVPLYEAQSTEHAEKINGCKKLKKHVSHDDAMNCYVCEDPSNKSKYTQCSYSSEPKPLNYYQGKSERYSTPAVEGDGFRYKRYSDDKDDSDPYEYVKRRSQQLNNKKSNDEDDFSHLFQYDPSFDTESKSYSEQQSEEVKKNPENCKKVDKDGMTCTICKNSKTGGNFEQCSYTSEPKDQKYAYVTNKKYNSNDEQPEEEETKTVELKSKKSSDKNIKPASEFGKKLDRKVEPVEHYEGRIKSNTRPERNDRFSKRRGEETKDNLKDKNYRVSETKQVPNRRVSSDNSKESTSDDYSIPQHFIDNSRGQEAPENDDGYYTEDEKAETKEKQDDFIAFDDFHHKLFPESEESKKQEQQAEYTSANSKHDVEEVLAEFSKKDRSNCKKAEKKGMTCYLCVDKHNIQHEECMYVSEPQKSHKAYHEVQKLNKPNQADEEESESKQTITATQAPVIKKKKVFKKVTKQIPKLDEAASQIHGSYVKYNPKSQKSAESRDEQVGVETQRVYSKTLGLTLPKYMVEKSEYEREFDAASSFH
- the LOC109600805 gene encoding paired box protein Pax-5 isoform X6, with product MIKMECQPGGHVGHLGHSMMLDPNDGSMHQQDQDHRKKRDGGSHGSSSSDGHGGVNQLGGVFVNGRPLPDVVRQRIVELAHNGVRPCDISRQLRVSHGCVSKILSRYYETGSFKAGVIGGSKPKVATPPVVDAIANYKRENPTMFAWEIRDRLLAEGICSQDNVPSVSSINRIVRNKAAEKAKHAHQVATSGTTGSGSGGPVSVIAHAPATQLSEPRSGAYSINGILGIQHDPNGNSIKRKRIDDHDENRDINGHPEDDLKRQRSQYNGDQLYSNLWPSKWSIKDEHKLLSELGGSGTTTGQTGYYDTHAGFPGVSSAADIYDTINTMSQTTSQNLYTPPLAGSLGSNSLTPLAPITMHEMKLENSRIMEPAMSPYNSAETSSPYSGVVGLGAAVDGASPGLPLALPAEPGSLPASHTGSPDPAALTVLQPSNGSSQHYSTMLPSFGYSTAGTTVVPGTDYAYSTAYSQYGAAYGTYGYGTAASSGLLNNPYYYSNNEIPLNGGLGHTSASNSNINSEQSSRSPLAATRANSLASANSPTESGSACLKTENIYTHDLNLG
- the LOC109600805 gene encoding paired box protein Pax-5 isoform X5; this translates as MIKMECQPGGHVGHLGHSMMLDPNDGSMHQQDQDHRKKRKSGDSTNDVGHKSADASHGGVNQLGGVFVNGRPLPDVVRQRIVELAHNGVRPCDISRQLRVSHGCVSKILSRYYETGSFKAGVIGGSKPKVATPPVVDAIANYKRENPTMFAWEIRDRLLAEGICSQDNVPSVSSINRIVRNKAAEKAKHAHQVATSGTTGSGSGGPVSVIAHAPATQLSEPRSGAYSINGILGIQHDPNGNSIKRKRIDDHDENRDINGHPEDDLKRQRSQYNGDQLYSNLWPSKWSIKDEHKLLSELGGSGTTTGQTGYYDTHAGFPGVSSAADIYDTINTMSQTTSQNLYTPPLAGSLGSNSLTPLAPITMHEMKLENSRIMEPAMSPYNSAETSSPYSGVVGLGAAVDGASPGLPLALPAEPGSLPASHTGSPDPAALTVLQPSNGSSQHYSTMLPSFGYSTAGTTVVPGTDYAYSTAYSQYGAAYGTYGYGTAASSGLLNNPYYYSNNEIPLNGGLGHTSASNSNINSEQSSRSPLAATRANSLASANSPTESGSACLKTENIYTHDLNLG
- the LOC109600805 gene encoding paired box protein Pax-5 isoform X7 encodes the protein MDLTTAYRYNQNMMEYYTCHGGVNQLGGVFVNGRPLPDVVRQRIVELAHNGVRPCDISRQLRVSHGCVSKILSRYYETGSFKAGVIGGSKPKVATPPVVDAIANYKRENPTMFAWEIRDRLLAEGICSQDNVPSVSSINRIVRNKAAEKAKHAHQVATSGTTGSGSGGPVSVIAHAPATQLSEPRSGAYSINGILGIQHDPNGNSIKRKRIDDHDENRDINGHPEDDLKRQRSQYNGDQLYSNLWPSKWSIKDEHKLLSELGGSGTTTGQTGYYDTHAGFPGVSSAADIYDTINTMSQTTSQNLYTPPLAGSLGSNSLTPLAPITMHEMKLENSRIMEPAMSPYNSAETSSPYSGVVGLGAAVDGASPGLPLALPAEPGSLPASHTGSPDPAALTVLQPSNGSSQHYSTMLPSFGYSTAGTTVVPGTDYAYSTAYSQYGAAYGTYGYGTAASSGLLNNPYYYSNNEIPLNGGLGHTSASNSNINSEQSSRSPLAATRANSLASANSPTESGSACLKTENIYTHDLNLG